From Montipora foliosa isolate CH-2021 chromosome 6, ASM3666993v2, whole genome shotgun sequence, a single genomic window includes:
- the LOC138005356 gene encoding zinc finger MYM-type protein 1-like, translating to MMSKKIACIEFGKDASFVFKNWKKPSKLKKHSQSENHVSCMTKWLQFKAMERKKSSVRQQLSSAHQEQVTSKRKYLQVIIECLIFTAMQNIAVRSHEKSRKDIWEVSDINRGNFLELLHLRCKDLPWLQLNLQAQLQLHAQWTSPSIQNGLLAIVPDLVLERITTEVRKSGYFGIIMDETSDISRTEKVSLCLRYVINGETKETFVGFFAAASTEGEVLYELAKTAINKLDLRLENIIAECFDGAANMIGIRKGLATRMKECSPLGIYVHCYGHLLSLALQDTLRNALGTIQSLYNFLHGSTKRHALFKDIEIHEEDVALTLKSLSTTRWLCRWAAVRAVLEQVPRITEALVTLSKDRDPKTYSESNSFRHSICDFEFVYGLMVLELILSNTDNLSRYLQGEQMDVITAKKTADAVVKTLSNCRNEESFTLMWSHADVIAQKKKIKIKIEGTQFTFRDAKVPRTRPSRRLQSLTGETPAAANDSSQQTAKDHFRITVYYTSTVSELQ from the coding sequence ATGATGTCAAAAAAGATTGCCTGTATAGAGTTTGGAAAGgatgcatcttttgttttcaagaattggaagaagccatcaaagttaaaaaaacacaGCCAAAGTGAGAATCATGTAAGTTGCATGACTAAGTGGCTGCAGTtcaaagcaatggaaagaaagaaaagcagtGTTCGGCAGCAACTGAGCAGTGCACATCAAGAGCAGGTCACAAGTAAAAGGAAATATTTACAAGTGATAATCGAGTGCTTGATTTTCACTGCTATGCAAAATATTGCTGTTAGAAGCCATGAAAAAAGTCGAAAGGATATCTGGGAAGTGTCAGATATAAACAGAGGAAACTTCCTCGAATTACTGCATTTACGATGCAAAGACTTGCCATGGCTGCAGTTAAACCTCCAGGCACAGCTCCAGTTGCATGCTCAGTGGACATCACCCAGTATCCAAAATGGGCTACTTGCAATAGTGCCAGACCTTGTGCTTGAGAGAATCACGACAGAAGTAAGGAAGAGTGGTTACTTTGGAATCATCATGGATGAAACTTCAGACATCAGTAGAACCGAAAAAGTATCCTTGTGCCTCAGGTACGTTATCAATGGtgagacaaaagaaactttcgttGGTTTCTTTGCCGCTGCTTCTACGGAGGGGGAAGTTCTGTACGAGCTCgcaaaaacagccataaatAAGCTGGATTTAAGGTTGGAAAACATTATTGCCGAATGCTTTGACGGCGCTGCGAACATGATTGGTATTCGCAAGGGCCTTGCTACGCGTATGAAGGAATGTTCACCTCTCGGAATATATGTACATTGTTATGGTCATCTTTTAAGTTTGGCTCTTCAGGACACTCTCCGTAATGCCCTCGGTACAATCCAGAGTCTTTACAATTTCTTACACGGGAGTACCAAGCGCCATGCGTTATTCAAGGACATTGAAATTCATGAAGAGGATGTTGCCCTTACATTAAAATCTTTGAGTACCACTAGATGGTTGTGTCGCTGGGCGGCGGTCAGGGCCGTGCTAGAGCAAGTGCCGAGGATAACGGAAGCCCTGGTCACTTTATCAAAGGATCGCGATCCTAAGACCTACAGCGAAAGTAATTCGTTTCGCCACTcaatttgtgactttgaattcgtttatgGCTTGATGGTTTTGGAGCTCATCTTATCCAACACTGATAATTTGAGTAGATATCTACAGGGAGAACAGATGGATGTCATCACTGCCAAGAAGACTGCTGATGCTGTTGTTAAGACACTGAGCAATTGTCGCAATGAAGAGAGCTTTACTCTGATGTGGTCACATGCTGATGttatagcacaaaaaaaaaaaatcaaaataaaaatcGAGGGTACGCAATTTACCTTCAGAGATGCCAAGGTGCCTCGAACCAGACCATCACGCCGACTTCAGAGCCTTACTGGTGAGACACCTGCTGCAGCGAACGACAGCTCACAACAGACGGCAAAAGACCACTTTCGTATCACAGTTTATTACACAAGTACTGTCAGTGAACTTCAATGA